Proteins encoded in a region of the Nitrospira sp. genome:
- a CDS encoding DEAD/DEAH box helicase: protein MDTFVHESFQGLGLSEAMLQDLIKAGYTAPTPIQMQAIPPALAGRDVIGCAQTGTGKTAAFAIPMIERLAALPKGQPQALILAPTRELALQILATIDKLGRGRRISATVIMGGADMQAQVRGLRQQPDILVATPGRLLDHMWNGTINLAPIKILVLDEADRMLDMGFAPQINQILDALPVERQTLLFSATLPADLTRLVQVSVHNAVRVMVSPSATTADGVTQALHHTTHDSKASLLVSLLGQEQETVLVFTRTKHRADKLGRVLGQEGHKVAVLHGDRSLSQRRAALDGFKRGTFRILVATDIAARGIDVANIGHVINFDLPNCPEDYVHRIGRTARMKTTGRATSFVTSEDGLQLRAIEQLLGHAVPVAAGSARPSLDPRGQGRPAQRPARPAQGRPAGFRERRPMSHGTHRPAQPIQGATGN, encoded by the coding sequence GTGGATACGTTTGTTCACGAGAGTTTTCAGGGTCTCGGCTTGTCTGAGGCGATGTTGCAGGATCTTATTAAGGCCGGGTACACGGCACCAACCCCGATTCAGATGCAAGCGATTCCGCCTGCGCTTGCCGGGCGAGATGTGATCGGGTGTGCGCAGACGGGCACGGGCAAGACCGCGGCGTTTGCCATTCCGATGATTGAGCGACTGGCGGCATTGCCGAAGGGGCAGCCGCAAGCGCTGATTTTAGCGCCTACCAGAGAATTGGCGTTACAGATTCTTGCCACGATCGATAAGCTCGGGCGTGGCCGTCGCATTTCCGCCACGGTGATTATGGGCGGCGCTGATATGCAGGCGCAGGTTCGCGGGCTCCGGCAACAGCCGGATATTCTGGTGGCGACTCCCGGTCGATTGCTCGATCATATGTGGAACGGCACGATCAACCTGGCTCCGATCAAGATTTTGGTGTTGGACGAGGCTGATCGCATGTTGGACATGGGATTTGCTCCGCAGATCAACCAGATCCTCGATGCGTTGCCGGTCGAACGGCAGACGTTGTTGTTCTCTGCCACATTGCCGGCCGACCTTACCAGGTTAGTCCAGGTCAGCGTACATAATGCTGTGCGTGTCATGGTAAGTCCGTCAGCCACGACGGCCGATGGCGTGACCCAGGCGTTGCATCACACCACCCACGACAGCAAGGCTTCCTTGTTGGTGTCGCTCCTCGGACAGGAGCAGGAAACGGTCTTGGTCTTCACACGCACAAAACATCGAGCGGACAAGTTGGGCCGGGTGTTGGGGCAAGAGGGGCATAAAGTGGCCGTTCTCCATGGTGACCGGAGTCTCTCCCAGCGCCGTGCGGCCCTCGATGGATTTAAGCGCGGCACGTTCCGCATTCTGGTGGCAACGGATATTGCTGCGCGAGGGATTGATGTGGCGAATATCGGGCACGTCATCAATTTTGACTTGCCGAATTGCCCGGAAGACTATGTGCATCGTATCGGCCGCACGGCTCGCATGAAAACGACCGGACGAGCCACAAGCTTTGTCACGTCGGAGGATGGTTTGCAGTTGCGGGCGATCGAGCAGTTGTTGGGACATGCCGTGCCGGTCGCCGCGGGGAGTGCACGGCCATCGTTGGATCCGCGCGGGCAGGGACGTCCTGCGCAGCGGCCAGCGCGGCCGGCTCAAGGGCGTCCGGCAGGGTTTCGCGAACGCAGGCCGATGAGCCATGGAACGCACAGACCGGCGCAGCCTATTCAAGGCGCCACAGGGAATTAG
- a CDS encoding acyl-CoA desaturase, with protein MTTDIQALRLARRYHVGWTVVLFLSIVVGALLAIPTYAYFYDYSWLDWTLFGILYLISGLGITVGYHRLMSHRSFDCPNWVKGALLIAGAWALQNSAIKWTADHLRHHAQCDQEGDPYNAKLGFWHSHCGWLFAERKYDDVQYASRVAQDPVAIWQHKYYALIVLSGLALTFVIGFMANGLVGGIGCFLLAGVGRTFAVLNSTFCINSICHIWGRQPHGTKDSSRDSWFVSLITFGEGYHNYHHMYPSDYRNGHNWYDFDPSKWLIYVLYLLGLASGLRTASAAENSPSRQP; from the coding sequence ATGACGACGGACATACAGGCACTGCGTCTGGCTCGCCGTTATCATGTCGGCTGGACCGTCGTCCTCTTCCTCTCCATCGTGGTGGGGGCACTCCTCGCAATCCCAACCTATGCCTACTTCTACGATTACTCCTGGCTAGATTGGACATTGTTCGGCATCCTCTACCTCATCAGCGGCCTTGGAATCACCGTAGGCTATCATCGCCTTATGTCGCACCGCAGCTTTGATTGCCCTAACTGGGTGAAAGGCGCGCTGCTTATCGCGGGCGCGTGGGCGCTGCAAAACAGTGCCATCAAATGGACGGCAGACCACCTTCGCCACCATGCCCAATGCGATCAGGAAGGCGACCCCTATAATGCGAAGCTAGGATTCTGGCATAGCCACTGCGGCTGGCTCTTTGCGGAGCGGAAGTATGATGACGTGCAGTATGCCTCCCGCGTCGCGCAAGATCCGGTAGCCATCTGGCAACATAAATACTACGCACTCATCGTGCTGAGCGGCCTGGCTCTGACATTTGTCATCGGATTCATGGCGAACGGGCTGGTCGGCGGCATCGGATGCTTTCTGCTCGCCGGCGTAGGAAGGACCTTCGCGGTCCTCAACTCCACTTTTTGCATCAATTCCATTTGCCACATCTGGGGCCGTCAACCCCATGGAACGAAGGATTCCAGCCGCGACAGCTGGTTTGTCTCCTTGATTACGTTCGGAGAGGGATACCACAACTACCATCACATGTATCCGAGCGACTACCGCAACGGACACAATTGGTACGACTTTGACCCGTCAAAATGGCTCATTTACGTGTTGTACCTGCTCGGACTTGCCAGCGGGCTCCGAACAGCATCGGCTGCGGAGAACAGCCCGTCACGGCAACCCTAA
- a CDS encoding RNA-binding protein gives MGKRVVYVGGLTESVSDNGLRDLFNKYGTVARAYIVRHKNTDISAGYGFVEMASAEQALKVVVALEGALLDGQCLRLYVTPHASHAA, from the coding sequence GTGGGAAAGCGTGTCGTATACGTCGGGGGACTGACCGAGTCTGTGTCGGATAACGGACTACGCGACCTGTTTAACAAATACGGTACGGTCGCCCGTGCCTATATTGTGCGTCACAAAAATACCGACATCTCAGCCGGCTACGGCTTTGTGGAAATGGCATCTGCCGAACAGGCGTTGAAGGTTGTCGTCGCCCTTGAGGGCGCACTCCTCGACGGTCAATGCCTCCGGCTCTACGTCACACCCCACGCGTCCCACGCCGCCTGA
- a CDS encoding RNA-binding protein yields MGSKLYVGGLPYAATESQLTTLFAAHGTVESARVIADKFTGQSRGFGFVEMSTPEEAKAAITALNGSQMDGRPLTVNEAKPQEPRTGGGGGGGGRFGGGGGGEKRGRF; encoded by the coding sequence ATGGGTTCAAAACTTTATGTCGGCGGGTTGCCTTATGCGGCAACTGAATCACAGCTCACCACCTTGTTCGCCGCGCACGGCACAGTCGAATCTGCGCGCGTGATCGCGGACAAGTTCACGGGACAATCACGGGGCTTCGGCTTCGTCGAGATGTCGACACCAGAAGAAGCCAAGGCAGCTATTACTGCATTGAACGGCTCACAGATGGATGGACGCCCGTTGACGGTCAACGAAGCTAAGCCCCAAGAACCGCGCACGGGCGGCGGTGGTGGCGGCGGCGGTCGTTTCGGCGGCGGCGGCGGCGGCGAGAAGCGCGGCCGGTTCTAG
- a CDS encoding fatty acid desaturase — MPTPPTSATHPAVPNYLTTALFGIVTAVAMVGVPAFGYFYGYSWVDWTLFGVLYVVTGLGITVGYHRLLSHRSFECPNWVKAVLLVAGGWALENSALKWAADHIRHHAACDQDADPYNATRGFWYSHCGWLFYKDANANDKYASRLRQDSVVMWQHRHYWMIVLSGLGLTFAVGFLYNGWMGGLGCFLLAGVGRAFAVLNSTFCINSVCHLWGRQPHSQADSSRDSWWVSLLTFGEGYHNYHHTHQNDYRNGPRWYNFDPSKWLIFTLSKLGLASSLRTAASSAR, encoded by the coding sequence ATGCCCACTCCCCCAACATCAGCCACACACCCAGCCGTTCCGAACTATTTGACGACGGCGCTCTTTGGTATTGTCACGGCTGTCGCCATGGTCGGCGTGCCGGCGTTCGGCTATTTCTACGGATATAGCTGGGTCGACTGGACGTTGTTCGGAGTGCTCTATGTGGTCACAGGGTTGGGGATCACGGTGGGGTACCATCGACTGCTCTCGCACCGCAGCTTTGAATGCCCGAATTGGGTGAAAGCCGTACTCTTAGTGGCCGGAGGATGGGCGCTAGAAAACTCTGCCCTGAAGTGGGCGGCCGACCATATTCGCCATCATGCGGCCTGCGATCAGGACGCTGATCCCTACAATGCGACTAGAGGATTTTGGTACAGCCACTGCGGATGGTTGTTTTATAAAGACGCGAACGCGAACGACAAATACGCATCCCGATTACGCCAGGACTCGGTTGTCATGTGGCAACATCGCCACTATTGGATGATCGTGCTCTCCGGCCTCGGACTCACGTTTGCCGTGGGCTTTCTCTACAACGGCTGGATGGGCGGGCTGGGATGCTTTCTGCTCGCGGGCGTCGGTCGCGCCTTTGCTGTGCTCAACTCAACCTTTTGCATTAATTCAGTCTGTCACCTCTGGGGACGTCAGCCGCATAGCCAGGCAGATTCCAGCCGCGACAGCTGGTGGGTATCCTTGCTGACATTCGGCGAGGGATACCACAATTACCACCACACGCATCAAAACGATTACCGCAACGGCCCCCGGTGGTACAACTTCGACCCGTCGAAGTGGCTGATCTTCACACTGTCAAAACTGGGCCTGGCCTCATCGCTCAGGACCGCGGCCTCTTCCGCACGCTAG
- a CDS encoding class I SAM-dependent methyltransferase yields MTSRWHLPLHDYWSTPFAESLLRHLDLCPGATVLDVAGGHGIPAFYVAEQVGPGGRVLSIDVSLGQVARARSIQGSHLPWLQFECVDLRALPADLPAYDRITGNLSVMFFRPHRFDVIQGLVAHLNPGGQMVLTFPSLGTFDSLWRRVDQEMARLGLLTERRRLEAYIAERPSAEEGREWLDRAGLHRLEVAEYPLEVATGPGQELLHHPLLRGGFLDDVFECFDDQLLAERVMTRVSEDLHGVRPLIAQRCVLAGWKPASGT; encoded by the coding sequence GTGACATCCCGTTGGCATCTTCCTCTGCACGATTACTGGTCCACGCCGTTTGCCGAGTCGTTGTTGCGCCATCTCGATCTGTGTCCCGGCGCCACGGTTCTTGATGTAGCGGGCGGCCATGGTATTCCGGCGTTCTACGTGGCCGAGCAGGTTGGCCCCGGTGGCCGGGTGCTCAGTATCGATGTGAGTCTCGGACAAGTGGCGCGTGCGCGATCGATCCAGGGCTCCCACCTTCCCTGGCTGCAATTTGAGTGTGTCGACCTCCGTGCATTGCCGGCGGATCTTCCCGCCTATGATCGCATCACCGGCAATCTGTCCGTGATGTTCTTTCGCCCGCATCGCTTCGACGTCATCCAAGGGTTGGTAGCTCACCTGAATCCAGGCGGCCAGATGGTTCTGACGTTTCCATCGCTCGGCACCTTCGATTCCTTATGGCGTCGGGTCGATCAGGAGATGGCGAGGCTAGGGCTGCTCACAGAGCGCCGACGTCTCGAAGCCTATATCGCGGAGCGGCCGTCAGCGGAGGAGGGGAGGGAATGGCTCGATAGAGCCGGTCTCCACCGTCTTGAGGTGGCGGAGTATCCGCTGGAGGTAGCGACCGGTCCAGGCCAGGAGCTCTTGCATCATCCGCTGTTGCGAGGCGGATTCCTTGACGACGTATTTGAATGTTTTGATGATCAACTACTAGCCGAACGTGTTATGACGCGGGTATCGGAAGATCTCCACGGCGTGCGCCCGTTGATCGCGCAACGATGCGTGCTCGCCGGTTGGAAGCCGGCTTCCGGAACGTGA
- a CDS encoding DUF3422 family protein — protein sequence MEQPDIDQSSHEDLIHKLHERPQIPLTEWLRVPAHVHYKAFRMADPPTQRPASREEFRRLVESFQMAPNHTVLRETFGYAVKVAANGDRLIVVWQAHTEYYSYQLWHLPGTPGSQLTFGPLTFPDYRFSITPLGTEVCRLDIVLSAEAIPSRDELHQILPGPVAYGSRIFDDETTVVTSFTPDEHRRERYLVSVGSTRIDVSHIKNIVDAVVRIETYYHLLLMQKPLFSAAIDSVYKFEQVHLKQREIITGHISHADALALQRWLNSLTQDLLKTNRLAGKLHFELSAAVPYDKIVHATLASMVERPYAPHRPLSDYILSGVTGVADGYQQLLKRIETLSSGFEGMIAIIRTRVDLMLESQNLALLMSVDKTTKSQAILQHTVEGLSVIVIAYYLSGLAGYIFKGLHELGWMHNPNVASAVFVPVAVGLAFLITTLSRKYLHKKLQAEKPHA from the coding sequence ATGGAACAGCCGGACATCGACCAGTCATCTCACGAAGACCTCATTCACAAGTTGCATGAGCGGCCGCAGATTCCGTTGACGGAGTGGCTGCGGGTGCCGGCCCACGTGCACTACAAGGCGTTTCGGATGGCCGATCCTCCGACGCAGCGCCCGGCGAGCCGGGAAGAGTTTCGCCGTCTGGTTGAATCATTTCAGATGGCGCCGAACCATACGGTGTTGCGGGAGACGTTCGGCTACGCGGTGAAGGTCGCGGCCAACGGGGATCGCTTGATCGTCGTGTGGCAGGCGCATACAGAATATTACAGCTATCAATTGTGGCATTTGCCTGGAACGCCAGGCAGTCAGCTGACGTTCGGACCGTTGACCTTTCCCGACTATCGGTTTTCGATTACCCCGCTGGGGACCGAGGTCTGCCGGTTGGATATTGTGCTGAGCGCCGAGGCGATTCCCTCGCGTGATGAATTACATCAGATTCTGCCGGGCCCGGTGGCCTATGGCAGCCGGATTTTCGACGACGAGACGACGGTGGTGACCAGTTTTACGCCCGATGAACATCGGCGGGAGCGGTATCTGGTGAGTGTCGGGTCCACACGCATTGATGTGTCGCACATCAAGAATATCGTGGACGCCGTGGTGAGGATCGAGACGTACTATCACTTGCTGCTTATGCAGAAACCGCTGTTTTCAGCCGCGATCGATTCGGTCTACAAGTTCGAGCAAGTCCATCTCAAGCAGCGGGAAATCATCACCGGGCATATCAGCCATGCTGACGCGCTGGCGTTGCAGCGGTGGTTGAACAGTTTGACGCAAGATCTGTTGAAGACCAATCGGCTGGCCGGGAAGCTCCATTTTGAATTGTCGGCGGCGGTGCCGTACGACAAGATCGTGCATGCCACCCTCGCGTCCATGGTCGAGCGGCCCTATGCTCCGCATCGGCCGCTGTCCGATTACATCCTGAGCGGTGTGACCGGCGTGGCGGACGGGTATCAACAGTTGTTAAAGCGGATCGAGACGTTGAGTAGCGGGTTTGAGGGGATGATTGCCATCATCCGAACCCGTGTCGATTTGATGCTGGAATCTCAGAATCTGGCGTTGTTGATGAGTGTCGACAAGACGACGAAGAGCCAGGCAATCCTTCAGCATACCGTTGAAGGGCTGTCGGTGATTGTGATCGCGTACTATCTCAGCGGGCTTGCCGGATATATCTTCAAGGGCCTCCATGAACTGGGGTGGATGCATAACCCGAACGTAGCCTCTGCCGTGTTTGTCCCGGTTGCCGTCGGCCTCGCGTTCCTCATCACCACGCTGAGCCGGAAATATCTTCATAAGAAGCTGCAGGCTGAAAAGCCTCACGCCTAA
- a CDS encoding methyltransferase domain-containing protein: MPIDSPQASLHAHLAHWGLRSFSSDADYFAWQRATLSAADLNRLNAQVERKRSGDRQGEIAFYDLTAEAHILPVLYSQRYEYFMEIGRRVVPRIGAAATVLDYGCGVGILTTLYARHCPATQFVGIDRSSRSIAVAQSKASELGLSNVRFECRDVEVEALRGSYDLITATHALVQAEQDPGMPSRDWTTFERVHDERQQDAFEQRTGIDVRLDRLSEVLSPGGCMVIFEKTRQLARLVPFQRALARRGLQLVEHPEPIRYRLVEEVADDGPFYVVQKGRALPHAWNEAPEPDEGLPFDRPMRRSVSRDPQDPDMPLYENHWPSAQRAWESLADRLVHQEETRREPDGRQLHVELGSAEGQVYLYCANTFDQRQLIVVEPARKGLLDSYYREILAS; encoded by the coding sequence ATGCCGATCGATTCTCCGCAAGCCTCCCTTCATGCTCACCTCGCCCACTGGGGCCTTCGATCGTTCTCGTCCGATGCGGATTACTTCGCCTGGCAGCGAGCGACGCTGTCTGCGGCGGATCTGAATCGGCTCAATGCGCAGGTCGAGCGGAAGCGCAGCGGCGATCGTCAGGGCGAAATCGCCTTCTACGATCTGACGGCGGAAGCTCATATTCTTCCCGTCCTCTACAGCCAGCGCTATGAATACTTCATGGAGATCGGCCGCCGTGTGGTGCCTCGAATCGGCGCGGCGGCCACGGTCCTGGATTACGGATGCGGGGTGGGGATTCTCACCACGCTCTATGCGAGGCATTGCCCGGCGACGCAGTTTGTTGGGATCGATCGCTCCTCCAGGTCGATTGCCGTGGCGCAATCGAAAGCCAGTGAATTGGGGCTGAGCAATGTCCGCTTCGAATGCCGTGATGTGGAGGTGGAAGCGCTTCGCGGATCGTATGATCTGATCACCGCAACCCATGCGCTGGTTCAGGCTGAGCAAGATCCGGGAATGCCGAGCCGTGACTGGACCACCTTCGAGCGGGTGCACGATGAACGGCAGCAGGATGCGTTTGAGCAGCGGACCGGCATCGATGTGCGGCTCGATCGGCTCAGCGAGGTGCTCAGTCCGGGTGGATGCATGGTTATCTTCGAGAAGACCCGCCAACTCGCCCGGCTGGTGCCCTTTCAACGGGCGCTGGCTCGACGGGGTCTGCAATTGGTCGAGCATCCTGAACCGATACGGTATCGCCTTGTCGAGGAGGTTGCCGACGACGGGCCGTTCTATGTGGTGCAAAAGGGACGTGCACTGCCTCATGCGTGGAACGAAGCGCCGGAACCTGACGAAGGCTTGCCGTTCGATCGACCGATGCGTCGATCAGTCTCACGTGATCCGCAAGATCCGGACATGCCGCTGTATGAAAATCATTGGCCGTCAGCGCAGCGGGCGTGGGAATCGCTTGCGGATCGCCTGGTCCACCAGGAAGAGACTCGCCGGGAGCCCGATGGTAGGCAACTGCATGTCGAACTCGGATCGGCCGAAGGGCAGGTATATCTCTATTGTGCCAACACCTTTGATCAGCGGCAACTTATCGTGGTTGAGCCTGCCCGCAAGGGACTCCTCGATTCCTACTATCGGGAGATTCTTGCTTCGTGA
- a CDS encoding glutamate-5-semialdehyde dehydrogenase, whose translation MPEVPVKMYIDKLLKTCRDVQRPLALLSGPVKDRALRAMADRLQADEEQIFAANVLDVDAVGKTLLGEGLRGERVKEAVTRVRMMPDDVKELADRLRLIADLPDPVGAVTKRWERPDGLQVNRVRVPIGVVGVISEMKPLITVESLALCLKSGNVCVFRPAFEWNRTHQAIESRMREEAERAGIPSGAWLLVDRPEKEVALEIMRAGKSVDAIVPRGGPGLRKAMHEQAKMPILCYDYGISHAYVDADVDIPIAQNVVINSKIQHATSTNSIDTLLVQQGMARPFLAALIRRLLEEYKIQVIGCPKTVALMGQMAMTGHEAVTPATDEDWDRQFQSPVLAIKMVAGLDEALAHIADHGPCLTAVIATSDYNSAMRFSREVDATAVMVNASTRLNSGDGYGMGPDIGLNLSRVQAKGPIGLEQLTNEKYVAFGGGQLRYPHPVPDTYEDAIMLKRA comes from the coding sequence ATGCCGGAAGTTCCCGTTAAGATGTACATCGATAAGTTGTTGAAAACATGCCGCGATGTGCAGCGTCCCTTGGCGTTGCTCTCGGGCCCCGTGAAGGATCGCGCGCTGCGTGCTATGGCGGACCGGTTGCAAGCGGATGAGGAACAGATTTTTGCGGCGAACGTGCTGGATGTCGATGCCGTGGGCAAGACGCTGCTTGGGGAAGGGTTGCGGGGAGAGCGGGTGAAAGAAGCGGTCACGCGCGTGCGGATGATGCCGGATGATGTGAAGGAGTTGGCCGACCGGCTTCGTCTGATCGCGGATTTGCCCGATCCGGTCGGTGCGGTGACCAAGCGGTGGGAGCGGCCTGACGGGTTGCAAGTAAACCGGGTCCGCGTGCCCATCGGGGTGGTCGGCGTGATTTCAGAAATGAAACCGTTGATTACCGTGGAGTCCCTGGCCCTCTGTCTCAAGTCCGGAAACGTGTGTGTCTTTCGTCCGGCGTTCGAATGGAATCGGACGCATCAGGCCATTGAATCGCGCATGCGTGAAGAGGCGGAGCGCGCAGGGATTCCCTCAGGCGCCTGGTTGTTGGTCGACCGGCCCGAGAAGGAAGTGGCGCTGGAAATCATGCGCGCCGGGAAGAGCGTGGATGCGATCGTGCCTCGCGGCGGGCCCGGCCTTCGCAAAGCCATGCATGAGCAGGCGAAGATGCCGATCCTCTGCTACGACTACGGGATCAGCCATGCCTACGTCGATGCGGACGTGGATATCCCTATCGCGCAGAACGTCGTCATCAATTCAAAGATTCAGCATGCGACTTCCACGAACTCTATTGATACCCTGTTAGTGCAGCAGGGGATGGCGCGGCCGTTCTTGGCGGCGCTCATTCGCCGTCTGCTTGAAGAATATAAGATTCAGGTGATCGGCTGTCCGAAAACCGTGGCGCTCATGGGACAAATGGCGATGACCGGACACGAAGCGGTCACTCCGGCCACCGACGAAGACTGGGACCGGCAGTTCCAGTCGCCGGTCTTGGCGATCAAGATGGTGGCGGGGCTCGATGAGGCGCTGGCGCACATTGCCGACCATGGACCCTGTCTGACGGCCGTGATTGCCACGTCCGACTATAATTCCGCGATGCGGTTTTCGCGAGAGGTGGATGCGACGGCTGTGATGGTCAACGCCTCGACGCGGCTCAACTCCGGCGACGGGTATGGGATGGGGCCGGACATCGGTCTCAATCTGTCTCGCGTGCAGGCGAAAGGGCCGATCGGCCTCGAACAGCTGACGAACGAGAAGTATGTGGCGTTCGGCGGTGGGCAGTTGCGCTATCCGCATCCGGTGCCGGATACGTACGAAGATGCCATCATGCTGAAGCGCGCTTAG